The genomic stretch CATTTTGCAGCTGTCTACTGCTGTCAGATCATCAGCATATACTTCCACAAGTCACAAACTACaggaaaaattgtgttttcagcATTTCTGTGTGGTACTAGATAACTTTTTGACCTATTTTAAGATTACGATTAACATTGAGATTCTCTAATTAGTCCCGCAatgtggaaattattatttttttacttgcacagataaacacacacagacttctTTTACTTTATGTAGTTAGAAAAATGAATCCAGACTGTGGCAACCAGACCACAAATAAATGGTTGACAGCTAAATCTagtttcctgcagcagctgtgcAACTGCCACTGTCAATCCCAGAGTCTGAGAGGTTAATTACAAggtggaaacaaaaaaattgtgacTCGAAATTTCGACTATTAGTGATACTGtcaaaatcactgaaaaatgGCTAAACTccaaactgttccatcttcctgcTTACTTTTTTAGTCCATCTCTTCACACCCTCATAACCCTTGGCAACCAGCTGCTTGTGGAAAAAGCTGTTGAAAAAATgaacctgagagagagagagacataatacaatacattaaCACATTACACAGTCAAAATGTAGTGTATAACTTTATAAAATCAACTACGAGGGAATTAAGTTTCCTGAACACAAGGCCAGTAGTTTtactgtaatcctgctgacataTTCAAAAACAAACCGAACCAAAATCACAAACTTGGCGGAGGTAAAAACATGTCGTAGAATCTAAATATTATCTCATGGGTCTCTGAACAATGTAACATAATTGTACTCACACATGTATTGATAAATACCACTCTATATCCTTTTGCTATATGATTTTGTTTAAGCATATAAACACGTCCTCACTTACCTTATGTTGTGTCTCCTCCATGATGAGTTCTCCATACATGTTAATaatctgcagagacagaaaacagacaatGATGTAATGCTgtccaaaatcacaaaaacaatgttattagttatttctttttattattgctgGATTGGACTTTAAGTAATGTCTGTGTTGGAAGGTCGGACAGAGTAAGGAAAAGTATGATAGTGGCGagagtgtttttttctatctgTACAACCTTTCTTTTGTCTTTACCTGGTCATTAAGCCAGTTCTGTTCCTCCAGCGTGCTAAGGTCCTCCAGGCCCAGGGTGTGTTTGTTATATGACACCATGAAGCCTGGGATAGGAGCAGAGGCCAGTCCCGCCCTGTACCGAGTCATCTCCCTTTTGATGTCCAGCTccctaaaacacaaacaagaggAGAAATGCCGGAAAATTTTTACACAAACCTCCTAAGTGTTTGTTTTACTCTCGAGGATATTCAAGAAGAACATGAAGAGCTCAGATAAGGACACAGATGCCTCGAGGTTAGATTGTAAAAATAACATTCCAAAAGAAACAGGAATTAAAGTGATACAGTGTGGTGTTAATTCAGACCTCTCAGCATTCAAAGGAATCTGTTTGGAATCAGTTTTGACATTAGAGTAATTTGAAAACTGGCCTGATTTGATATATGATAACATGACATGATACTCAAAGCTTCCATATTTACTGTAACATAACACATATGGTCAAGTTAACCACAATAGCAACAGTACCAGCACACATTATATGTTTCACCTGTATTACTGGATTAATGTGTGGTTGatgcatggtgtgtgtgtgtgtgtgtgtgtgtgtgtgtgtgtgtgtgtgtactaaccTGTTGCTGAGGTCAGAGCTGCCTTTCTTCTTCAGGTATTCCAGGACATCAGTCTCACTGAGGGGAATGAAACTGCCGTACTTCATGTAGAAACTCTCCAGAAAATCTGAAAGAAAGGATACATGATCTTTTaactggaaaacaaaaacatgttgctGTTGTTCCAAACATAAGTGATTTTGTTTTCTATGATGTTAAAACCCTGATTGACAAAACACATTCTGAATTAATTCCTGACAATCACTGAATTGTCTGTTCAGGTCTGTGTGCCAATGAATTGAAACAGTGTTACATTGTTGTGGAGTTAACTTTGGTAATATACATACTGTTGGTATTTGTACATACAAAAAGGGGTTtaagaaaatattgatataCTTATATCTAACTTAGACATCACAATATTATAAGAATGTATTGATTTTCAAATCAAtataaattttgtttttaataataactttacATGCAGATTCGGAAAACACagattgcacaaaaaaaattgcTATGAAATATGTTGGATGTTATAGGGACTGTAAAAAATTCAGGTCCCACtgcatacaaatatttttactCAGGTTTTAGGAATTTGGTGGTGTGTTCTTTATACTATCTAAGTTTTCCTTCAACTAATCTTGTCAGATTCTTGCTAATACACAGCCCAATACCAATTATCACTAAAAAGGGTTTTCTTTGCAGTTTTTCACTTGCAAACATTAGTGATGAAAACAACATGCTGCCCCAGAACTAAAACGCAAAACTTTATTCAAAGAGGATTAAATGTGTGGTCTCTTTATTGTTTGTGATTTTGTAATAGAAAAAAGATTCAATCCATAATTCAGATTTATGCGCAGATGAACAACTTATATGCATATCAATCTTGGTGATTCAGGTTTCATCTTGACCGGCAAAACATGTAAATGATTGAATCTTAAAAATGATCACATACGTTTAGGTTTTAGGTGTGTTTCATAGCTTAGGTCACATTCTCTATGAATGTCATATGACAGAAAAACTGCTATCCTCGGCACTTGCTGCTttcagtttgtgtgtaaaaatatcaatgattTACTCTGCTTCATTTCAACAGACTGAGAGCAGATCTTACCGTGGATCATTTCAGTAAGCTGATTCTCTTTGTCCATCTCTCCGTTTGTTTCTTCTGACTGTTCTTTGCCCCACACTTCTTCCATCCCTAGACTCTCCCAGGTTCCTGGCTGACAGTACAGTCTGTGGTCTTTTAATGCCCAGTTGTGCTGCATGCTGCACACTGTAATAGGGCCCTGGAATGGGGGAGGAACCACAGCTGGATGAGAAATTTCCACATCCATAGGTGTGGAGCAGTGGTCAGAATTTGTTGGTGTGGTGATATTTCCATTGGACAGAGTTACTGGTACAGACACCGAGTCTGTTCTATCAAGAGTCTGGTCCACCTGCATCTCAGAGTCCAGATCCCGGCAGGATCCTGACTGCATCGAAACAGAAAGTAGTCCATTTGCTATTTCACTCGTGATCATGTTATGCTCCTTCGCCTCCTCTTCAGGTTCAGTGTCACTCAGGTTTACTGTGTCTCCATTTCCAAATTGAGATTTAACTGAGCTGGGGTCAGTCTGTTTGCCATGGTCCAATGGTACATGGTCTTTGTTTTGCCCCTGCCTCTGCGCAAACACTGATTGAGCTAGGGGATCCTTTTTAGAACTGACGACGACACCAGAAAAACCTCCCGTCTTTATTCTATCTTCTACTTCCAATTTTGAGTCAGATGTAGCTCCCACCCatcctctccccctccccttCCCACCTCTCCCTCTGACTACTGGTGTTCCCCTGCTTGCCATTCCCGAAAATATCTTAACATTCTTGCTTTCATCACCTCCTTCTATCAAGATGTCCTCCTTTTTCTGTGCATTGGTTTTGTCTGGAGCATCAGAGTGCCTCATTGGTCCATCCTGTGGGGGGACTGTGACAGGGAGAGCAGCATTCATTAGTGACCGAGCATCAGCCACTACTACAGCCGTTTGCACCTTCTCATATCTGTCATCTTCATCCTCggattcctcctcctcctcctcatcatcatcgtcatcatcatcatcttcctcctcctccttggtCAAATCAAAGCACTTTAAATGTGTCAGCTGGCCATCCACTTTTCTTTTCGGGGTGTCCATGAGGTCCCTACCAGCCCCCCTCCCTCTacctctccctctgcctctccctctccccctccctctgccAGAGGTTCTGACATTGTGTCCTGTACTGTTGGGGCCACAGCAGTCACATGCCTTAGGAGTCCTCTTCCTGCCAGACGTACGGCCATTGACAAGGGCCTGAGCAGCAGTAGGTTTCTGTGTTGCGGACCAGGCTGAGGCCGGGCTTGAATTAGAAGCAAGTGTTTTTGCTGGGATTAAAATAGGGTGCTTAGAGTCAACATCAGTTGGAGTCGAGGGCTGGGTCAAGTCTGAGTTGGAACTGAGTTCTGTGATGAGGAGTTTTGCGGGAGTCTGGGTTAGGTCCTGATCTGTGGTGTCTCCAGGGGGAGGAACCAGAGAGGGTGCTGTAGCAGGAACATTTAAATGAGGTGATGCTGATGGTGTTGTTTTCATTGGGGATGCAGAGCCGCTGTGAACCATGGCGCCCTCTTTTGGCTCTTCAACCCCATCCCCAACACCCCCTCTccactctcctgtcctctccttccCTTCGGTCCTTTGaattttttgttgtggtttgttcCTTCCTCGATTTTTATCCTGATGCTCTCCTCCAGGTATTCTTCTGTAAAGTATTTTTGCTGTGATGAAAATAAGTTGTTCTCAAGCCTTCCCCAACAGACTAGAACATGGCAGATATTAGGTCTTCCTCAGTAACGGGTAGACTCTGTATGGAGTAGTAATCCCACCATGGTCTCCTAATTAGTGCAAGATAGAAACAAGAAGAGGTAATAAGAGCCAGTGAAATAAATCTTAGCAAGCTCTTCTCAATCAGCATAATAATTATATCACAATAAAATCTTTGCAGTTAAAATGTGCAAGGCCTTACacctaatttaaaaatatatatattactcgGTCAGtgggaaaacattttcattaactgtgtGAACGACAGATTGCCATCGTTGATTAATGTGTACAAAACTGAACTAGCAACTACAGAGGTGTTATCTTTAACACTTTATACAGGTGGATCAATTTAGATACAGTATGTGATCCTTTTGTTTTAGCttaaaactaaatacattttctgatgCAAAAATATCATGGATATAAAACAGGGGATTAACTGACGTTTTGCGCCAAAAGTAATGTTATTGCTACATTTTCATAGAAGTGTTATTTCGTTTAGAAGCGAAACTCGCTGTTAGCTGACGATAGCAACACAAACGACATTTAACAAGTCTTGAGCTTCAAAAAATCCGTGCATGCAGAAAAATTAGTCATTAGCGGCTTCGCTAGTCATTAGCATATCTGCCAACGTTTGCTAAAGTCCCCCACAATCAATGAAGTTATGAAGTAAAACCAAAAGTGACGTTACGTTAGCTCAGGTGGTGTAACACTGGGCACCGAGCTGCTGGAACATGCACACTCATTATTTAAGAATATAACGTCACGTCAGATAATTTAACAAAGTTATGTATCACATTTCACAAAGTTTTACTTAAGTTATGCCATTCCTTAAGCTAAGTTAGCTAGCTGCATCAAAACATGCGAAAACACAAAGCAGCGATTGCACATATTTCCTCCATTTTCAGTTTTGGAGGCGTCTAAAGACAAAAGAAGAGCTGCGAATCAGTGTTCGAAGTAGTGCAGAGCATAAGCCAAAAACACGACGAAAAGTAGAAAAGGAACATCACTATACACTACCTTGTCTAGGAAATAACAAACCGAGTTTCGTCTGACCACGACTGAAGAAACAAGTCAAGCTGTAGTCGCTCGTTGATTGCGTCACGGTGTCGGGCTCAGCTTCGGCTACGTCCGGCTGTGTTCGGCTATGTTCGGATACTTCGAGGTAACCTTCGAATTCCTGGTCCTGTTTCATTCTCATTTCGTAGTTACATTTCTAAAAATTGGATTTTATATGAGACGAAAAGAAAATCTAAAGCAATACACTTTACGTTTCAGTGTCTATGTGCCTTTATTTGCATCACATGTAAATGAGTCAGTGTTGCCACGGCAGATTAAGGAAAATAGTGgataaagacaaagaaatatcagaatcatatttatttattatcttgaaaatattaatgtattaatgtgCCAGTATCACTAATGTTGCATGTGGTAAAGGTGAATCTTAATGCAGTGTAATCATTTGTTgatatcaattatttattattattctgaatAGTAGTGAATAGTAAACAAAGTAGTAAAAAAGTAACGAGTAACTAATGTTTACATTGTAGTGGAGCAGAAGTAGAAAGTGgccaaaatggaaatactccttaataatgtacttagttacattccaccacagaATGGCAGGAAAACTGGTATTATAGCcaacattatatttatattattatagccTTATAACATTTCTAACCACCAAATCAGTGACACAACACTCAAAGTATCTTGATAAtctttaattacaaaaaactaaactggaaaacaataaataaaaccaatggTCTAAAAAGTAAAGGAATTAAGTACACAATTATCAACAgtgagatgtaaaaaaaaaaaaaagttacatggGGTGAATATTAACATGATAATTACTGGTTCTTGACACCAGTAGTTTCCGAACtttcaaaaaaatgtcatgacttttgtaaaacaaaaatatctacCACAGGTATAGCTATATTAACTGTGTAAAATGTCACATATTATTGTTTTCTGTAATAAGTGAACCATAATGCAAAGTTATGCTGCACAAGGCcaaaaaatgtaacaaacaagcaaattcAGACATATCTGAGTGAAAAttagcttaaaaaaacaaatatgaacaaaatattaaaatatatttgagcttaaTTCAAGGCTTCGGCTCGCCAATTCAGACCCAGCGGCTTCAAAGACAATGCAGcagaaaatgcattgaaataaaCACAGTCTGTcgctatatatttctatttgtacagAAGGTCAGTGCTATATCATTCTCTACTTGCatgatcaaaaacaacaagGGCTTTTTAAGTCTCTTTACAAGTGTCACTTGGCTCCAATGACATCAGATGATTAGAAATTACCTGATTAGTCCCATCTAAACACTAAACATGTACAAAAGCAGCCATGCAAGAAGTCTCACTTTTCACATACATGTCCTGCGGTGCTGCAGTGCTGTGGCAATAATACCAAGAGGAATCATTTGGAAAATTATGCAGTTCtgattaaaaaatagaaaaaaatggctTAAAGATATGCATTTGACTAACTGTAAGTACTTGGTGCTTTTTAAACTGGCAACATAcacttatgttttttaaatttacagcaTACAAAACAATATTGACTCTTGCCATAACCTTTGGATCAACTGACAGATTAACGAttgattaatatatttttttccattagaaTGAGTTCACAACCGTTCTGAAGAAAATGgataacagtggtggaaaaaagtcGGAGCAGGAAATACCGTTCATATGAGAGAGCGATCAACTTCAACAGGGGaactttctttattttataacTGTGGTCATGTCTTCTACACTTAAACTGCAATGAAAACATGTTGCACTGTGATAGACAGTGGAGAGGTGGATGTGGGTGAAGACGACCGTGATGCAGCAGACGGTGACAGCAGAGGGGTTTGGACCTAGAAGAGAtaattagtatttattttacgAGAGAGTCCCATTGAGAAATGGTCATGGTAGCAACCATATAATatcaaaacatattaaaatggtTCTATAAATTACAACGTTACAcacaaaaatgtccaaataaaGAGAAGAACAGCTCTTTAACACAGTTGTCTCTCAAGGAAAGGACCCATGCGCCTCtatacttttaaatatttttttgcagattattCCATGCCTAAATTGCATAGAAGGAAAAAACAGTCTTCCATAGATTTGTACATCTggcagggttcgtacactttttcagtagtcaaattcaagcacttttcaaggactttcaaggtccattttcaagcttttccagtaccttacaacagttgtaaatggcatgttttagatgagtacttcgatactaaaaggggtaatttcacttaacaatACCaacagcaatggtattacacttttaacaactaaaagtagtttgataacctcataaaacatactggcatgggaatctaggggctaggagcaaaagtaagctcacaaaaatcatcaactggcagctggtggaactacACACTaaccaaactaggaggaaagcccCACAAATAGGCCTACTTCAGGacccctcacatccactaggaatttgaaaaactcccttcagtaagaagatacagggtagagcaacaagaaacatttca from Centropristis striata isolate RG_2023a ecotype Rhode Island chromosome 9, C.striata_1.0, whole genome shotgun sequence encodes the following:
- the LOC131978229 gene encoding uncharacterized protein LOC131978229 — protein: MVHSGSASPMKTTPSASPHLNVPATAPSLVPPPGDTTDQDLTQTPAKLLITELSSNSDLTQPSTPTDVDSKHPILIPAKTLASNSSPASAWSATQKPTAAQALVNGRTSGRKRTPKACDCCGPNSTGHNVRTSGRGRGRGRGRGRGRGRGAGRDLMDTPKRKVDGQLTHLKCFDLTKEEEEDDDDDDDDEEEEEESEDEDDRYEKVQTAVVVADARSLMNAALPVTVPPQDGPMRHSDAPDKTNAQKKEDILIEGGDESKNVKIFSGMASRGTPVVRGRGGKGRGRGWVGATSDSKLEVEDRIKTGGFSGVVVSSKKDPLAQSVFAQRQGQNKDHVPLDHGKQTDPSSVKSQFGNGDTVNLSDTEPEEEAKEHNMITSEIANGLLSVSMQSGSCRDLDSEMQVDQTLDRTDSVSVPVTLSNGNITTPTNSDHCSTPMDVEISHPAVVPPPFQGPITVCSMQHNWALKDHRLYCQPGTWESLGMEEVWGKEQSEETNGEMDKENQLTEMIHDFLESFYMKYGSFIPLSETDVLEYLKKKGSSDLSNRELDIKREMTRYRAGLASAPIPGFMVSYNKHTLGLEDLSTLEEQNWLNDQIINMYGELIMEETQHKVHFFNSFFHKQLVAKGYEGVKRWTKKVDLFSKWLLLFPIHLEIHWSLITVTMATKTISYYDSQGIVFRHTTDNIMKYLQSEAKERQQTAFQKGWKITIIKGIPQQKNDSDCGVFVLEYCRCLSVKQPLLFSQEDMPRIRKRIHKELCDCRLNN